In one Thermococcus sp. 2319x1 genomic region, the following are encoded:
- a CDS encoding MBL fold metallo-hydrolase, with protein MALEKLGENLYLYPGSPSTMVKAGENVVIVDPGNGSKRHKELRRELRKINLEIDYMLSTHGHADHIAIAPKLGKPLFIHRYEFSIAESPLNRELLTFGSKAPKGFLVYQFPQEVRVHGVFEWGDELFGLKTVELSGHSPGMTGFLDEENGVLYAGDSFFGERIIQSVGLPYLVDPELFKESIRKLTGYAEEGILLIPSHGRAVKGEEALKLLELNLKRVEEGERRILELLKEPKSVSELSYALAKDFGAKITPQILALNQVPIRAIIAALYNRELIEAVVEKDLKWKARE; from the coding sequence ATGGCGCTTGAGAAACTTGGGGAAAACCTCTACCTCTACCCCGGGAGTCCCTCAACAATGGTAAAAGCCGGAGAAAACGTTGTTATCGTTGATCCGGGAAATGGGAGCAAAAGGCATAAAGAACTCCGAAGGGAGCTGAGGAAAATAAACCTTGAGATTGACTACATGCTCTCCACTCACGGACATGCCGATCACATAGCAATCGCACCGAAGCTTGGAAAACCCTTATTCATTCACAGATATGAGTTCTCCATAGCTGAAAGCCCCCTCAACAGGGAGCTTTTGACCTTTGGCTCGAAGGCGCCGAAGGGGTTTTTGGTCTACCAGTTTCCGCAAGAAGTCAGAGTTCACGGAGTTTTTGAATGGGGGGATGAACTTTTTGGGCTGAAAACGGTAGAGCTTTCGGGGCATTCACCAGGAATGACGGGGTTCCTTGATGAGGAAAACGGCGTTTTGTACGCTGGGGATAGCTTTTTTGGTGAGAGGATTATTCAGTCCGTGGGCTTGCCTTACCTGGTTGACCCAGAACTATTCAAAGAGTCCATAAGAAAGTTAACGGGCTACGCAGAGGAGGGTATTCTGCTCATTCCTTCCCATGGGAGGGCCGTAAAAGGGGAAGAGGCTTTAAAACTGCTCGAACTAAACCTTAAAAGGGTAGAAGAAGGAGAGAGGAGGATTCTCGAGTTACTAAAGGAGCCAAAAAGCGTAAGTGAACTCAGCTATGCCCTTGCAAAGGATTTTGGAGCAAAGATAACACCCCAGATACTTGCACTGAACCAAGTCCCAATAAGGGCAATCATAGCGGCGCTGTACAACAGGGAACTCATAGAGGCAGTTGTGGAAAAAGACCTCAAATGGAAGGCTAGAGAGTGA
- the cas4 gene encoding CRISPR-associated protein Cas4 has translation MSELLEFYASEAMTCPRRVYFRLKGYKEKWPEFVRVRLEQGVNAHNILGEILKKRFGFELEKHIVLKSPRLGLEIHGRIDAFRRFPIEIKGKTSLPRIPYDYHLAQLNVYLRWAESEYGYLYYVKLHEEPKRVLKDVDFSRFPVVRGKNFKAFEVPYDEKLFKETVKQFYLIKKHYEKGVPPEGWKDYTCRFCPYYYICFGDGFTL, from the coding sequence ATGAGTGAGCTGCTTGAGTTTTATGCAAGTGAAGCCATGACGTGCCCCAGAAGGGTTTACTTTCGTCTTAAAGGGTATAAAGAGAAATGGCCCGAGTTTGTAAGGGTGAGGCTTGAGCAAGGGGTTAATGCCCACAATATTCTCGGGGAGATACTTAAGAAAAGGTTTGGCTTTGAGCTTGAAAAGCATATTGTGTTAAAATCTCCCCGTCTCGGGCTTGAAATACACGGGAGGATAGATGCATTCAGGCGGTTTCCAATAGAGATAAAGGGAAAAACTTCCCTTCCAAGAATCCCCTACGATTATCACTTAGCCCAGCTGAACGTTTATCTAAGGTGGGCAGAGAGTGAATACGGCTATTTGTATTATGTTAAGCTGCATGAGGAGCCAAAGAGGGTTTTGAAGGACGTGGACTTTTCCAGATTCCCAGTAGTCAGGGGAAAGAACTTTAAAGCTTTTGAGGTACCCTATGATGAAAAGCTTTTCAAAGAAACCGTGAAGCAGTTTTACCTGATAAAAAAACATTATGAAAAGGGCGTTCCCCCGGAGGGGTGGAAGGACTACACCTGCAGATTCTGCCCTTACTACTATATCTGTTTTGGAGATGGCTTCACTCTCTAG
- a CDS encoding class I SAM-dependent methyltransferase family protein translates to MKRRKTQLIKPRIKEMLSKTLPPELVNLLPKHWVQLGDVLILPLREELLPYKYEIAKVYAEVLGVKTVLRKGRIGGEFRETNYEIIYGNDPITIHKENGILYKFDASKVMFSPANVKERVRMASIARPNELVVDMFAGIGHLSLPIAKHCGARVIAIEKSPYTFKFLVENIELNKVQDRMTAYNIDNREFKGENIADRILMGYVVKTHEFIPKALEIAKDEAVIHYHNTVPEKLMPREPFETFQKIAREHGYESELLESRIIKRYAPGVWHVVLDIKVFKK, encoded by the coding sequence ATGAAGAGGAGAAAGACCCAGCTCATAAAGCCCAGAATAAAGGAGATGCTAAGCAAAACCCTTCCTCCCGAATTAGTGAACCTTCTTCCAAAACACTGGGTTCAGCTGGGAGATGTTTTAATCCTTCCCCTTCGAGAAGAGCTCTTGCCTTACAAGTATGAGATCGCAAAGGTCTATGCAGAGGTCTTAGGCGTTAAGACGGTTCTGAGGAAAGGAAGGATAGGGGGGGAATTCAGAGAGACCAACTACGAGATAATCTATGGAAACGATCCCATAACGATCCACAAAGAGAACGGCATTCTCTACAAGTTTGATGCCTCTAAAGTCATGTTCTCCCCCGCAAATGTAAAGGAAAGGGTCAGAATGGCGAGCATTGCGAGGCCAAACGAGCTTGTAGTTGACATGTTCGCCGGGATAGGTCACCTAAGCCTGCCCATAGCGAAGCACTGCGGTGCAAGGGTAATAGCAATAGAAAAGAGCCCCTACACCTTTAAGTTCTTGGTCGAGAACATCGAGCTCAACAAAGTTCAGGACAGAATGACGGCCTACAACATAGACAACAGAGAATTTAAAGGGGAAAACATAGCGGATAGGATTCTGATGGGCTACGTCGTTAAAACCCATGAATTCATTCCAAAAGCTTTGGAGATAGCAAAGGATGAAGCGGTGATTCATTATCACAACACCGTTCCGGAGAAGCTTATGCCGAGGGAGCCCTTTGAGACCTTTCAAAAAATAGCCAGAGAACATGGCTACGAAAGCGAGCTCTTGGAGAGCAGAATAATTAAGCGCTACGCCCCGGGAGTGTGGCACGTTGTTCTGGATATAAAGGTTTTCAAGAAGTAA
- a CDS encoding 7-cyano-7-deazaguanine synthase, translating into MLKCSLCINDERTAKIKIVNGKPLCKECINYLAHKPDKEKIRAELEELMRKVDKAIVAFSGGKDSTVALYLAKKRYGVDVEAVMIDHGFMAREAIENAKRIAKHLSVPLTILHYDYSDIFREALLKGKSPCKKCSSRTMEKLRKYALRRGIKYIITGHELPFGHHPYRLMSGGIVQIRLLSLMSEEERFEILNKLPFKFPELAGYTTNCLILGPALRRYYGKHGYSFETRRIAALVRYGLIDKEKALKKVSKPENPKEIEEEIYKKLGIIQGK; encoded by the coding sequence ATGCTCAAATGCTCCCTCTGCATAAACGACGAGAGAACTGCAAAGATCAAAATCGTCAATGGAAAACCCCTCTGCAAGGAATGCATAAACTACCTAGCCCATAAGCCAGACAAAGAAAAAATACGGGCTGAACTTGAAGAGCTGATGAGAAAGGTGGACAAAGCCATAGTGGCCTTTTCCGGAGGAAAAGATAGCACGGTTGCCCTTTATCTTGCAAAGAAAAGATATGGCGTCGATGTTGAAGCCGTGATGATAGACCACGGCTTTATGGCAAGAGAAGCTATAGAAAACGCAAAAAGAATAGCCAAACACCTCAGTGTGCCCTTGACGATTCTCCACTACGATTACTCCGATATCTTTAGGGAGGCCCTCCTTAAAGGCAAATCCCCATGCAAAAAGTGCTCCTCAAGGACGATGGAGAAGCTTAGAAAATACGCCCTAAGGAGGGGAATCAAGTATATAATAACGGGGCATGAGCTTCCTTTTGGGCATCATCCCTACAGACTGATGAGCGGTGGAATAGTTCAAATCCGGTTGCTGAGCCTTATGAGTGAGGAAGAGCGCTTTGAAATTCTCAACAAGCTTCCTTTCAAGTTCCCTGAGCTTGCCGGCTACACAACCAACTGCCTAATCTTAGGCCCCGCACTCAGGAGATACTACGGAAAGCACGGTTACAGCTTCGAGACGAGAAGGATAGCGGCACTGGTGAGATATGGGTTAATCGACAAGGAGAAAGCCCTAAAAAAGGTTAGCAAACCGGAAAACCCAAAAGAAATTGAGGAAGAAATCTATAAAAAACTAGGAATCATCCAAGGCAAATGA
- a CDS encoding DHH family phosphoesterase, which yields MAVKDCPECHGSGKVKSGEKECEVCNGWGYVPADFKLGDKLKGYRNLDYFGVEEEVDEIPCPECHGKGVVPVYDTCSTCGGTGRVLACDICGKIKEPWEPGMETSWVCPECERKYKVVYVLDKTCDYEDVEVGKIYKGLIERVERFGVFVKLNPHVTGLIKRKDLLGKKEYTPGEEILVQVLDVRPEKKEIDLIESALRHYKEVVVRKELPVTDIGALTKEMAGKTVRIRGKITQIQVTGGPTVFTITDGTGITWAAAFEAPGVRAYPNIEVGDIVEVIGKVSFHAGEIQIEISDMSRLWGPDAAEVKRKIEEELNKRAQPEDVGFLVESEVLEKLKPKIMKAAFIIRKAIFEGRPIIVRHHADTDGYTAGLALEYAIVPLLEEISPDPQAKWKFFKRRPSRAPFYELEDVLKDIIFMIEDHERFGDPLPLLVIVDNGGTTEDIPAYRRIKAYGVPIVVIDHHDPRDFISEDKAAVDEYVDVHVNPHLVKRGYYELTAGMLATEIARFIYPPVEEKIKHLPAIAGTGDRSDAPEFQQYLKIAKESKGLEEEDLKKIAEVIDHEAYYWKFMDGHGIVDEILLLTGNLQRHKKLVDSIYPEVKAKQEKALKASLPHVKSIVLPNGIRFNTIDVELYAPKFDYPSPGKLSGLIHDHFKEQYGEDTPILTLAYGPDFAVVRASDGMQAYNFDLNEIIKVLQEKLPDAGIEGGGHSFAGSIKFFEGKRKEVLEEFAKQVVKLKRS from the coding sequence ATGGCGGTTAAGGATTGTCCCGAGTGTCATGGAAGCGGGAAAGTAAAGAGTGGCGAGAAGGAATGTGAGGTGTGTAACGGTTGGGGTTACGTTCCGGCGGACTTTAAATTGGGAGACAAGCTTAAAGGCTACAGGAATTTGGATTATTTTGGCGTAGAGGAGGAAGTGGATGAGATTCCCTGTCCAGAGTGCCATGGGAAGGGCGTAGTTCCAGTTTACGACACATGCTCAACCTGTGGAGGAACCGGGAGAGTGTTAGCTTGTGACATTTGTGGAAAGATTAAAGAACCCTGGGAACCCGGGATGGAGACCTCATGGGTGTGCCCAGAGTGTGAGAGGAAGTACAAGGTGGTTTACGTTCTTGACAAGACCTGTGACTACGAGGATGTTGAAGTGGGCAAGATTTACAAAGGCCTTATAGAGAGGGTGGAGCGGTTTGGAGTATTTGTAAAGCTCAATCCTCATGTGACAGGGTTAATAAAAAGGAAAGACCTTCTTGGAAAGAAAGAATATACCCCCGGGGAAGAGATTCTTGTTCAGGTATTAGACGTAAGACCTGAAAAGAAGGAAATAGACCTCATAGAATCCGCTTTGAGGCACTACAAGGAAGTAGTCGTTAGGAAAGAGCTTCCTGTTACGGATATTGGGGCGTTAACCAAAGAAATGGCCGGAAAAACTGTAAGAATTAGAGGCAAGATAACCCAGATACAGGTAACCGGTGGCCCAACGGTCTTCACGATAACGGATGGAACCGGCATAACGTGGGCAGCTGCCTTTGAGGCTCCGGGCGTTAGGGCTTATCCTAATATCGAAGTTGGGGATATCGTGGAAGTGATCGGGAAGGTTTCGTTCCACGCTGGAGAGATTCAAATAGAGATAAGCGACATGTCCCGTCTTTGGGGCCCAGATGCTGCCGAGGTTAAGAGGAAGATAGAGGAAGAGCTTAACAAGAGGGCGCAGCCTGAGGACGTTGGTTTTCTTGTTGAGAGCGAAGTCCTAGAGAAGCTCAAACCTAAGATAATGAAAGCCGCGTTTATAATAAGAAAGGCTATATTTGAGGGGAGGCCCATAATTGTGAGACACCACGCAGATACGGATGGCTATACAGCTGGTTTGGCCCTTGAATACGCTATAGTGCCACTATTGGAGGAGATTTCTCCAGATCCCCAGGCAAAATGGAAGTTCTTCAAGAGAAGGCCAAGCAGAGCCCCGTTTTATGAGCTTGAGGATGTCCTTAAGGACATAATCTTCATGATAGAGGACCACGAGCGCTTTGGAGATCCGCTTCCCCTCCTTGTGATAGTCGATAACGGAGGCACAACCGAGGATATCCCCGCCTACAGGCGTATAAAAGCCTATGGTGTTCCCATAGTTGTTATTGACCACCACGATCCGAGAGATTTCATAAGCGAGGACAAGGCTGCAGTTGATGAATACGTTGACGTACACGTTAATCCTCACCTAGTAAAGAGGGGCTACTATGAGCTAACGGCGGGAATGCTTGCAACTGAAATAGCCCGCTTCATCTATCCTCCGGTTGAGGAGAAAATAAAACATTTGCCTGCTATAGCTGGAACTGGGGATAGAAGCGACGCTCCGGAGTTTCAGCAGTACCTCAAGATAGCTAAAGAAAGCAAAGGTCTTGAAGAAGAGGATTTGAAGAAAATAGCGGAGGTAATCGACCACGAAGCCTACTACTGGAAGTTCATGGATGGGCATGGGATTGTAGATGAGATCCTTCTCCTCACTGGCAATCTTCAGAGGCATAAGAAGTTAGTGGATTCAATTTACCCAGAGGTAAAGGCCAAGCAGGAGAAGGCCCTCAAGGCATCCCTGCCCCATGTTAAGAGCATCGTATTGCCAAATGGGATAAGGTTCAACACCATCGATGTAGAGCTGTATGCTCCAAAGTTTGATTATCCGTCTCCTGGAAAGCTGAGTGGTTTGATCCATGACCATTTCAAGGAACAGTATGGAGAGGATACCCCAATTCTAACCCTCGCTTACGGTCCGGATTTTGCGGTTGTTAGGGCAAGCGATGGAATGCAGGCTTACAACTTTGACCTCAACGAGATAATAAAAGTGCTTCAAGAAAAGCTCCCCGATGCTGGGATTGAAGGCGGTGGGCATAGCTTTGCGGGTTCAATAAAATTCTTTGAGGGCAAGAGGAAAGAGGTTTTGGAGGAGTTCGCAAAGCAAGTTGTGAAGCTGAAGAGGAGTTAA
- a CDS encoding asparaginase, giving the protein MKRILIIGTGGTIASAKTDAGFKSVLTIDEILEKADIKLKNGYEIDTRNVLNIDSTLIQPEDWERIAKEVYKALEDYDGIVITHGTDTLAYTASMLTFMIRGINKPVVLTGSMRPVTEEESDAPRNLKAAIRFAMEDVSGIFVAFMDKIMLGCRVSKIRALGLNAFMSINYPDVAYIKGEEVIYNLPQRKFKPKGEPVLDTKYDPRVVFIRLTPGLDGDAIDAIVKAGYKGIVLEGYGTGGIPYRKRGLLSKIREITPRIPVVMTTQALYDGVDLNKYEVGRKALEAGIIPAKDMTKETTITKLMWALGHTKNVEEVKKIMHTNYADEIEG; this is encoded by the coding sequence ATGAAGAGAATTCTAATCATCGGAACTGGTGGAACTATAGCGAGCGCAAAAACCGATGCCGGATTTAAAAGCGTCCTCACAATAGATGAGATTCTTGAAAAAGCCGACATAAAGCTGAAAAACGGTTATGAAATAGACACGAGGAACGTTTTAAATATAGATAGCACCCTTATCCAGCCCGAAGATTGGGAGAGAATAGCAAAAGAAGTGTATAAAGCCCTGGAAGATTACGACGGAATAGTCATAACCCACGGGACTGATACCTTAGCCTATACAGCTTCCATGCTTACCTTTATGATTAGAGGCATTAACAAACCCGTGGTTTTAACCGGTTCAATGCGCCCAGTTACTGAGGAAGAAAGTGACGCCCCAAGAAATCTGAAGGCCGCTATAAGATTTGCAATGGAAGATGTTTCGGGAATTTTTGTGGCTTTTATGGACAAAATAATGCTCGGATGCAGAGTGTCAAAAATAAGGGCTCTGGGCTTAAATGCCTTTATGAGCATAAACTATCCCGATGTTGCTTATATAAAAGGAGAAGAAGTAATTTACAACCTTCCCCAAAGGAAATTCAAACCAAAAGGAGAACCGGTGCTTGATACAAAATACGACCCAAGGGTGGTCTTTATTAGACTCACCCCAGGATTAGATGGAGACGCAATAGATGCCATTGTAAAAGCCGGATACAAGGGGATAGTGCTTGAAGGCTACGGGACTGGAGGGATTCCCTATAGAAAGAGAGGCCTCCTAAGCAAGATAAGGGAAATTACCCCCAGAATCCCAGTAGTCATGACCACACAGGCCCTCTATGATGGGGTTGACTTGAACAAATATGAAGTTGGAAGGAAAGCCCTCGAAGCAGGGATCATTCCAGCAAAGGACATGACAAAGGAAACAACAATAACAAAGCTCATGTGGGCCCTTGGACATACAAAAAACGTTGAAGAAGTGAAAAAAATAATGCACACAAACTACGCCGATGAAATAGAGGGTTAA
- a CDS encoding MFS transporter has translation MKERKIFGISRNVFLLGIVSFLNDMSSEMIAPIVPTYLTDVLGIGKAASGSIMGLIESLSSLFKVLFGYVSDVFRKRKIFVALGYLLSTISKGVLAFTRSWWDFLTLRVLDRVGKGIRTAPRDALIAESSEKGKSGKSFGFHRMMDTLGAVVGPLVAIGLLALLKSYPIKMAYRYVFLLSAVPGIVGVLLVLFLVKDEGEEVKKKIKGISALKSRNLRMFLVIVALAALGRYSYAFTLWKAKELGYNLLQGLGFYAVFNAIYAFSAYPIGYYSDKVSKKAVITVGFGVAALASLLFAYSKSLPMLLLAFVFYGIYIAIEDTIPRAYMADLAGEFEKGTVIGAYHTVFGIFVFPASVIVGYLWQTYSLKVGFLYAAIINAVAMLLMAFLVKD, from the coding sequence ATGAAAGAAAGAAAAATCTTTGGAATAAGCCGGAATGTTTTTCTCCTCGGCATTGTCAGCTTTCTCAACGATATGAGCAGTGAGATGATAGCACCGATAGTGCCTACTTACCTGACCGATGTATTGGGGATTGGAAAAGCGGCAAGCGGTTCGATTATGGGGCTCATAGAGAGCCTGAGTTCCCTTTTTAAGGTTCTGTTTGGTTATGTAAGCGATGTATTTAGAAAAAGAAAGATATTTGTCGCCCTTGGATACCTCCTCTCAACGATTTCAAAGGGAGTTTTGGCTTTTACACGCTCATGGTGGGACTTTTTGACTCTTAGGGTTCTGGATAGGGTTGGAAAGGGCATAAGAACTGCCCCCAGAGATGCCCTAATAGCAGAATCGAGTGAAAAAGGAAAGAGCGGCAAATCCTTTGGCTTCCACAGGATGATGGATACGCTTGGAGCGGTCGTCGGGCCATTAGTTGCCATAGGTTTATTAGCGCTCCTAAAAAGCTACCCAATAAAGATGGCATACCGCTATGTGTTTTTGCTCTCAGCAGTGCCGGGTATTGTAGGAGTTCTTCTTGTGCTGTTTTTGGTCAAAGATGAAGGAGAAGAAGTTAAAAAGAAGATAAAGGGGATATCAGCCCTAAAGAGCAGAAACCTTAGAATGTTCTTAGTTATTGTTGCCTTAGCTGCCCTTGGGAGATACAGCTATGCTTTTACCCTATGGAAAGCCAAAGAACTGGGGTATAACCTTCTCCAAGGACTGGGATTCTATGCCGTGTTTAATGCAATCTACGCCTTCTCAGCATATCCTATAGGCTATTACTCAGATAAGGTCAGCAAAAAAGCCGTTATAACAGTAGGATTCGGAGTTGCAGCATTGGCATCGCTTCTTTTTGCATATTCTAAAAGTCTGCCGATGCTTCTTCTTGCTTTTGTATTCTATGGGATTTATATAGCAATCGAAGATACAATTCCAAGGGCATATATGGCAGACCTGGCAGGAGAATTCGAAAAGGGAACGGTGATAGGGGCATACCACACGGTCTTTGGGATTTTTGTTTTCCCTGCGTCCGTAATAGTTGGCTATCTATGGCAGACGTACTCCCTAAAAGTGGGTTTCCTTTATGCCGCCATCATTAATGCTGTGGCAATGCTCCTAATGGCTTTCCTTGTCAAAGACTGA
- a CDS encoding PadR family transcriptional regulator produces MMRRIILGFMGLHILHHASKEPISGAFMMKELESHGYKVSPGTLYPLLQKMEKMGLLKSRWGVQNGKRVRLYELTQAGIEVLEEGKKKVKELCREILGDEK; encoded by the coding sequence ATGATGCGCCGTATTATCCTCGGCTTTATGGGACTGCATATACTCCACCATGCGAGCAAAGAACCCATAAGCGGAGCTTTCATGATGAAAGAGCTCGAATCTCATGGTTACAAGGTAAGTCCGGGAACACTTTATCCTTTGCTTCAAAAAATGGAAAAAATGGGGCTTCTCAAGAGCAGATGGGGAGTCCAGAATGGAAAAAGGGTAAGGCTCTATGAACTAACCCAAGCGGGGATTGAAGTATTGGAAGAAGGAAAAAAGAAGGTGAAAGAGCTCTGCAGGGAAATTTTGGGTGATGAAAAATGA
- a CDS encoding PaaI family thioesterase: MEQKTHLLTSKDLVGEPVKIEKDYAEVRLKTKEEMRVDEYGLVHGGFTFGLADYAAMLAVNEPTVVLGKAEVRFTKPVKVGDELVAKAKVEEDQGKKKIVFVEVFNQKGEIVLEGKFYCYVLEKHVLET, encoded by the coding sequence ATGGAGCAGAAAACTCATCTTTTAACTTCTAAAGACCTTGTTGGAGAGCCCGTAAAAATCGAAAAGGATTATGCGGAGGTAAGGCTCAAGACAAAGGAAGAGATGAGGGTTGATGAATATGGCTTAGTCCACGGTGGCTTTACCTTCGGGTTAGCCGATTACGCAGCGATGCTAGCCGTTAACGAGCCCACGGTGGTTCTGGGAAAAGCAGAAGTGAGGTTCACAAAGCCGGTAAAAGTGGGGGACGAGCTTGTCGCTAAGGCAAAAGTGGAGGAAGATCAAGGAAAGAAAAAGATTGTATTTGTTGAGGTCTTCAATCAGAAGGGAGAAATAGTCCTTGAGGGCAAATTCTACTGTTATGTATTGGAAAAGCACGTTCTTGAAACTTAG
- a CDS encoding DUF2240 family protein → MEALKYAILYKGSNEFSKPELIGTLVLKLRLMDYNEAKALVEEAMRRGIIEQRGEKLIIKEDALKEEEKREDVFGEMIDYIAKKLGWSHLEVLEDLEKFSERYGDLDKKIVAYLYGLDKGIDMSKFKDKLEV, encoded by the coding sequence GTGGAGGCTTTGAAGTATGCAATCCTCTATAAGGGCTCGAATGAATTCTCAAAGCCTGAGTTAATAGGAACCCTCGTGCTTAAGCTCCGCCTTATGGATTATAATGAGGCTAAAGCCCTGGTTGAGGAGGCCATGAGGAGAGGCATTATTGAGCAAAGAGGGGAGAAGCTCATAATTAAGGAGGACGCTCTTAAAGAAGAGGAAAAGAGAGAGGACGTTTTTGGCGAGATGATAGATTATATTGCCAAAAAATTGGGCTGGAGCCATCTGGAAGTCCTCGAAGACCTGGAAAAGTTTTCTGAAAGGTATGGAGATTTGGATAAGAAAATAGTTGCCTACCTCTATGGTTTGGACAAAGGGATTGATATGTCGAAGTTTAAGGACAAGTTGGAGGTGTGA
- a CDS encoding nicotinamidase yields MEALIIVDMQRDFMPGGALPVPEGDKIIPTIEELIKKFEQRGALIVATRDWHPPNHVSFKEQGGPWPRHCVQNTEGAEIVVSLPKDAIIISKADKPDKEAYSGFEGTKLAEILKERDVKKVYICGVATEYCVRATALDALKHGFEVYLIRDAVKGIKPEDEEKALKELKEKGAKIISSAEL; encoded by the coding sequence ATGGAGGCATTGATAATAGTTGACATGCAAAGAGATTTCATGCCGGGCGGGGCCCTTCCGGTTCCAGAGGGAGACAAGATAATTCCAACTATTGAGGAGCTTATTAAGAAGTTCGAACAGAGGGGAGCCCTTATTGTTGCAACAAGGGACTGGCATCCACCAAACCACGTAAGCTTTAAGGAGCAGGGAGGCCCGTGGCCGAGGCATTGCGTTCAAAACACTGAAGGGGCTGAGATAGTGGTTAGTCTCCCCAAAGATGCGATAATCATTTCAAAGGCAGACAAGCCTGACAAGGAAGCATATTCCGGCTTTGAGGGCACGAAGCTGGCGGAAATATTGAAAGAAAGGGACGTTAAAAAGGTCTACATCTGTGGAGTTGCTACAGAGTACTGCGTCAGGGCAACCGCTCTGGATGCTCTAAAGCATGGCTTTGAGGTCTATCTCATTAGGGACGCCGTCAAGGGAATAAAGCCTGAGGACGAAGAAAAAGCCCTCAAAGAGCTGAAAGAAAAAGGTGCAAAGATAATCAGCTCTGCTGAGCTTTGA
- a CDS encoding AI-2E family transporter codes for MKAEKILWGVVTLIILYLAWRTVAPLLSAIFFAAVLAYAVLPIHRRLAKRADSKKSALILTALLIGLSAVITMELALIIKSLIVSFYEDIMTFISWSLTLELPFGTHDVLQRFYSQITPKLAEYVQSYAFSIPKYLLQLVVFLTMFYAFLVNSEEIKRHIHALIPEGHEHLGEKLLKRADVTLQALIRAWLLLNIAKGIIMTLGFWGFGITDFPTALLTGLLTILFSFIPLFEGWMIWVIAAIYLLKQGDVLKAVAISIYGATLVSPLPDFTIRPKIVAKEAKLDEIMVLIGMIGGVWAFGVKGLIIGPIVLNLVSALLKEWKRIKAQQS; via the coding sequence ATGAAAGCAGAGAAAATCTTATGGGGAGTTGTGACGTTAATAATTCTCTATCTTGCATGGAGAACAGTAGCTCCTCTTCTTTCGGCGATATTTTTTGCCGCCGTTCTGGCTTATGCGGTTTTACCAATACACAGACGTCTGGCAAAGAGAGCTGATAGCAAAAAATCCGCATTAATTCTTACTGCTCTTTTAATAGGGCTTTCAGCGGTTATCACGATGGAGCTTGCGCTTATAATAAAGAGCTTGATAGTTTCATTTTATGAAGACATAATGACCTTCATCTCATGGAGCTTAACTCTTGAATTGCCCTTTGGCACTCACGATGTGCTTCAAAGGTTCTACTCCCAGATAACGCCAAAGTTAGCCGAATACGTGCAGAGTTATGCGTTCTCAATACCGAAGTATCTTCTCCAGCTGGTGGTTTTCTTAACTATGTTCTACGCCTTTCTTGTAAACTCCGAAGAAATAAAAAGGCACATCCATGCTTTAATCCCTGAAGGACATGAACATTTAGGGGAAAAACTCTTAAAGAGGGCAGACGTAACTCTGCAAGCTCTCATAAGAGCGTGGCTTCTCCTTAACATTGCCAAGGGAATCATAATGACCCTCGGCTTCTGGGGGTTTGGCATTACGGACTTTCCAACCGCCCTATTAACTGGACTTTTAACGATACTCTTCAGTTTTATTCCCCTCTTCGAGGGATGGATGATATGGGTCATTGCGGCTATATACCTATTAAAGCAAGGGGACGTGCTAAAAGCCGTCGCAATCTCCATTTACGGAGCGACACTGGTGTCTCCGCTTCCAGATTTCACAATAAGGCCTAAAATAGTTGCAAAAGAGGCTAAGCTCGACGAGATAATGGTTCTAATTGGCATGATAGGTGGGGTATGGGCCTTTGGAGTTAAGGGTCTTATAATCGGCCCGATAGTGCTCAACCTTGTATCTGCGTTGCTAAAAGAGTGGAAAAGAATCAAAGCTCAGCAGAGCTGA